The following proteins come from a genomic window of bacterium:
- the murA gene encoding UDP-N-acetylglucosamine 1-carboxyvinyltransferase, producing the protein MSKFVINGGKTLEGSVKISGSKNAALPLIAASVLLKETKLSNVPKINDVEMMLEIVSYLGGEYKWLGENELLINTENLKSKPLPDSARKLRASILFAGPMLARFGEAVLPYPGGDIIGARPLDTHLNAFKELGVDVTEKENLYLKVNKLNSASASWRIVLQEPSVTATENVLMLAAGMDNHSVEIRLAAAEPHVQDLCQMLVSAGVEIIGIGTTALKIKGKKVFLNNVQHQVISDDLEISAFAVLAAATKSQIKLLPIQFEYLDSVLMQLERMNVNFEKDTNSLTILPPTSPYKSFRIQSGLYPKLICDHLPPFAVLATQAEGASLVHEWMYEARQSYLRELMKMGANAVIMDPHRALIIGPSSLFGKEVTGFDIRSGMTMVIAALVAKGQTIINGVEHIDRGYENLEGRLKAVGADINRI; encoded by the coding sequence GTGTCTAAGTTTGTAATAAACGGCGGTAAAACCCTAGAAGGCAGTGTAAAAATAAGTGGCTCTAAAAACGCCGCTTTGCCTTTGATTGCAGCTTCGGTTTTGTTAAAAGAAACAAAGTTAAGCAATGTGCCTAAAATAAATGATGTAGAAATGATGTTGGAAATTGTCTCTTATTTAGGCGGAGAATATAAATGGTTAGGCGAGAATGAGCTTTTAATAAATACAGAAAATTTAAAATCAAAACCCTTACCAGATTCGGCTAGGAAGCTAAGAGCTTCAATTTTATTTGCAGGGCCGATGCTGGCTCGTTTTGGCGAAGCTGTTTTGCCTTATCCCGGTGGCGATATTATTGGCGCGCGTCCCTTAGATACGCACTTAAATGCTTTTAAAGAATTAGGTGTAGACGTAACCGAAAAGGAAAATCTATATTTAAAAGTTAATAAACTAAATAGCGCATCCGCCAGCTGGCGGATAGTTTTACAAGAACCCTCGGTTACAGCTACAGAAAATGTTTTAATGCTGGCGGCGGGTATGGATAATCATAGTGTAGAAATTAGACTGGCCGCGGCCGAACCCCACGTTCAAGATTTGTGTCAGATGCTGGTATCAGCCGGAGTGGAAATAATCGGAATTGGTACAACCGCGCTTAAAATTAAGGGAAAAAAAGTCTTTTTAAATAATGTTCAACACCAAGTTATTTCCGACGATTTAGAAATTAGCGCTTTTGCGGTTTTGGCGGCAGCCACCAAAAGTCAAATTAAATTATTGCCGATTCAGTTTGAATATTTGGATTCTGTTTTAATGCAGTTAGAAAGAATGAATGTTAATTTCGAGAAAGATACAAATTCACTTACCATTTTGCCGCCAACTTCGCCTTATAAATCTTTTAGGATACAGTCGGGTTTGTATCCCAAATTAATTTGCGATCATTTACCGCCATTTGCGGTTTTAGCCACGCAAGCGGAAGGCGCTAGTTTGGTGCATGAATGGATGTATGAAGCGCGCCAGAGCTATTTGCGTGAACTTATGAAGATGGGTGCGAACGCAGTAATAATGGACCCACACAGAGCATTAATTATTGGTCCATCTTCTCTTTTTGGTAAAGAGGTTACCGGTTTCGATATACGGTCTGGTATGACGATGGTTATTGCGGCTTTAGTGGCTAAGGGCCAGACGATAATAAACGGTGTGGAGCATATAGATAGAGGATACGAGAATTTAGAAGGTAGATTAAAGGCAGTGGGAGCAGATATTAATAGAATATAG
- the trmD gene encoding tRNA (guanosine(37)-N1)-methyltransferase TrmD: MKFDIITIFPNIFDSYFNESILARAQEKKLVEIKIHNLRDYAEDRHKTVDDSPYGGGPGMVMRADVINSAISKIKTPHFAEATRGKQKSKSRIILFSPAGKKFTQKDAQRLSKYNQLVLVCGRYEGIDNRVEKYLADEIFSVGDFVLSGGEIPAMALVESVSRLIKGVLGKSESIEDKRYGVGVPAFTRPEEVVIKGKKRVVPKVLLSGDHKKIEEWRKAQVK, from the coding sequence ATGAAATTTGATATTATAACAATTTTCCCCAATATATTTGATTCATATTTTAATGAATCTATTTTGGCGCGGGCGCAAGAGAAAAAGTTAGTAGAAATTAAAATTCATAATCTCCGAGATTATGCGGAGGACAGGCATAAAACAGTAGATGATTCGCCTTATGGTGGTGGGCCGGGGATGGTAATGCGGGCGGATGTAATCAATAGCGCGATATCAAAAATTAAAACTCCCCACTTCGCTGAAGCTACGCGGGGCAAGCAAAAATCAAAAAGTAGGATAATTCTTTTTAGTCCGGCTGGTAAAAAATTTACACAAAAAGATGCTCAAAGATTATCTAAATACAATCAGCTAGTTTTAGTTTGTGGTAGGTACGAAGGCATAGATAATAGAGTAGAAAAATATTTAGCCGATGAGATTTTTTCTGTAGGAGATTTTGTTTTATCGGGTGGAGAGATTCCAGCTATGGCGTTGGTGGAATCGGTTAGTCGTTTAATAAAGGGAGTGCTTGGAAAAAGCGAATCTATAGAAGATAAACGCTATGGTGTTGGGGTGCCAGCATTTACTCGCCCAGAGGAAGTTGTTATAAAAGGCAAAAAACGTGTTGTGCCTAAAGTTTTGCTTTCGGGGGATCATAAAAAAATAGAGGAATGGAGAAAGGCTCAAGTAAAATAA
- a CDS encoding helix-turn-helix transcriptional regulator has translation MKKNEVLSMFLKEKREKFFKNSKAAAEAIGVSPSQYYQWETMGCIPKDLKRREKITELFNITMDELLEKADITSENQQNIIPLLKEIANSNCPTMSMEDIEFLTRIQDDLDQPMSSVLIDELMKHRVSQDSDQ, from the coding sequence ATGAAAAAGAATGAAGTTCTTTCTATGTTTCTTAAAGAAAAGCGAGAGAAGTTTTTCAAAAATTCTAAGGCTGCTGCTGAAGCCATAGGAGTTTCCCCGTCACAGTACTATCAATGGGAAACAATGGGCTGTATACCTAAAGACCTCAAGCGTCGAGAAAAGATAACTGAACTTTTTAATATTACTATGGATGAATTATTGGAGAAGGCTGACATTACTTCTGAAAACCAGCAAAATATTATTCCGCTTCTAAAGGAAATTGCAAATAGCAACTGCCCAACAATGTCCATGGAGGACATTGAGTTTCTTACAAGGATTCAAGATGACTTGGATCAACCAATGTCATCTGTGTTAATTGATGAGTTAATGAAACATCGTGTCAGTCAAGATAGCGATCAATAA